One genomic segment of Salinigranum rubrum includes these proteins:
- a CDS encoding PGF-pre-PGF domain-containing protein, whose product MVVAFAPAATMMTVGAHASASGDVSAETTSLAVDQSVVESVGVQPAGDSGLRDQGEESDDEDSDRGDGKSNGNGNGNSGSNEDDSSNSDSDGGSDSDSDGGSDSDSDGGSDSDSDGGSDSDSDGGSDSESDEGSDSESDGNDGSESDGNDGSESDGNDGSESDGSSNSNSNGNDGSESNGNGSSNSNSDAKNESEDEDTESKGKAKGKNENTENKGKDEGKAKGKDEEKDENGNEGKARGKGGDVVVTTHGTVISRTAGNASGSNGKAAPSVDFTVSNVTTGRPISLVLSEPTTGNASGTDGEDAASNQSMSVDRLDVTVTNDSDFTMNVTTATDPLDTTPAFEGVNGTESLAHLRVNHSVSDADIENVSFTFRLSQERLAEMETAPENVALYRYHDGEWTELPTEVLNVTAEGVVFEALSPGLSEFAAGAKRPKFKLDGATVSVEKITEGDTIDVYVTVSNLGSASGRFHADLILDDIIVDSQEVSVAAGGERRFTFERALDMAGTYEVRVNGLVAGEVTVENVEAESNREAYADETTQRSTSTPGSLTALDTVRAGGVPLSAAGVAFVAVLIVSLLAVARRRTD is encoded by the coding sequence ATGGTCGTCGCGTTCGCACCCGCCGCGACGATGATGACCGTCGGGGCACACGCGTCGGCGTCGGGTGACGTGTCGGCGGAGACGACTTCGCTCGCGGTCGACCAGTCCGTCGTCGAGTCGGTCGGCGTTCAGCCCGCAGGCGACAGTGGCCTGCGAGACCAAGGAGAAGAGAGCGATGACGAGGACAGTGATCGCGGGGATGGGAAGAGCAACGGGAACGGGAACGGAAACTCGGGCTCGAATGAGGACGACAGCTCCAACTCCGACTCGGACGGGGGTAGCGACTCCGATTCGGACGGGGGTAGCGACTCCGATTCGGACGGGGGTAGCGACTCCGATTCGGACGGGGGTAGCGACTCCGATTCGGACGGGGGCAGCGACTCCGAGTCGGACGAGGGCAGCGACTCCGAGTCGGACGGGAACGACGGCTCCGAGTCGGACGGGAACGACGGCTCCGAGTCGGACGGGAACGACGGCTCCGAGTCGGACGGAAGCAGCAACTCGAACTCGAACGGGAACGACGGCTCCGAGTCGAACGGGAACGGCAGTTCTAACTCCAACTCCGACGCGAAGAACGAGAGCGAAGACGAGGACACGGAAAGCAAGGGGAAAGCGAAGGGGAAGAACGAGAACACGGAAAACAAAGGTAAGGACGAAGGTAAGGCGAAAGGCAAGGACGAAGAGAAAGACGAGAACGGAAACGAGGGCAAGGCCAGAGGCAAAGGCGGCGACGTCGTCGTAACCACGCACGGCACCGTCATCTCGCGGACCGCCGGGAACGCCTCCGGGTCGAACGGGAAGGCCGCTCCGTCGGTCGACTTCACGGTGAGCAACGTCACGACCGGTCGTCCCATCTCGCTCGTGTTGTCGGAGCCGACGACTGGGAACGCAAGCGGGACTGACGGGGAGGACGCCGCGTCGAACCAGTCGATGTCGGTCGACCGACTCGACGTCACCGTCACCAACGACTCCGACTTCACGATGAACGTCACGACGGCAACCGACCCGCTCGACACGACGCCCGCGTTCGAGGGCGTCAACGGCACGGAGTCGCTGGCGCACCTGCGCGTGAACCACTCGGTCTCCGACGCCGACATCGAGAACGTCTCCTTCACGTTCAGGCTCTCACAGGAGCGACTCGCGGAGATGGAGACGGCCCCGGAGAACGTCGCGCTCTACCGGTACCACGACGGCGAGTGGACCGAGCTTCCGACCGAGGTGCTGAACGTGACGGCGGAGGGCGTCGTCTTCGAGGCGCTGTCGCCGGGGCTGTCGGAGTTCGCCGCCGGGGCGAAGCGACCGAAGTTCAAGCTCGACGGCGCGACGGTCAGCGTCGAGAAGATCACCGAGGGCGACACCATCGACGTGTACGTCACGGTGTCGAACCTCGGGAGCGCGAGCGGGCGCTTCCACGCTGACCTCATCCTCGACGACATCATCGTCGACAGCCAGGAAGTGAGCGTCGCCGCAGGCGGGGAGCGCCGTTTCACCTTCGAGCGAGCGCTCGACATGGCGGGAACGTACGAGGTCCGCGTCAACGGTCTCGTCGCGGGTGAGGTGACGGTCGAGAACGTCGAGGCCGAAAGCAACCGTGAGGCGTACGCGGACGAGACGACCCAGCGCTCGACCAGCACGCCCGGGTCGCTCACCGCGCTCGACACCGTCCGTGCCGGGGGCGTCCCCCTGTCCGCTGCCGGCGTCGCGTTCGTCGCTGTCCTCATCGTCTCCCTGCTCGCGGTCGCCCGTCGACGCACCGACTGA
- a CDS encoding Rrf2 family transcriptional regulator → MSSIELTSSQKTILTALINLYRESESAVKGEDIAEEVNRNPGTIRNQMQSLKALQLVEGVPGPKGGYKPTANAYEALDVDQMDEPASVPLFHNDEQVEGVNVDEIDLSSVHHPELCRAEIHVQGSVRDFHEGDSIRVGPTPLSKLVIRGTVDGKDDTNNILILQIDGMEAPVGEPSH, encoded by the coding sequence ATGTCATCAATCGAGCTTACGTCGAGTCAGAAGACCATTCTGACTGCACTCATCAACCTCTACCGGGAGTCCGAGAGCGCGGTGAAAGGCGAAGACATCGCCGAGGAAGTGAACCGTAACCCGGGAACGATCCGCAACCAGATGCAGAGCCTGAAAGCGCTCCAGTTGGTCGAGGGCGTACCGGGGCCGAAAGGTGGCTACAAACCGACCGCGAACGCGTACGAGGCGCTCGACGTCGACCAGATGGACGAGCCGGCGTCGGTTCCCCTGTTCCACAACGACGAGCAGGTCGAAGGCGTCAACGTCGACGAAATCGACCTCTCCAGCGTTCACCACCCCGAACTGTGCCGCGCCGAGATTCACGTGCAGGGCTCGGTCCGTGACTTCCACGAGGGCGACAGCATCCGAGTCGGTCCGACGCCCCTGTCGAAGCTCGTCATCCGCGGGACCGTCGACGGCAAGGACGACACGAACAACATCCTCATCCTGCAGATCGACGGGATGGAAGCACCGGTCGGCGAACCGTCCCACTGA
- the rocF gene encoding arginase, translated as MPRRVRILGAPTDYGANRRGVDMGPSAIRYADLASELEVAGVVPLDEGDLPVPRMEERDPDTEEPPAGTAQFLRETREVCTALADRVAESIDAGATPLALGGDHSIAIGSLAGSARDARIGAIWFDAHGDMNTPTTSPSGNVHGMPLAAALGIGDFSEGAYDWANALGLDDSNVAIVGLRSLDGDERDAIRDSDVTAFTMSAIDERGIASVVADALDVATDGTDGIHVSLDLDWLDPTVAPGVGTPVRGGVTYREAHLAMEAVARSGDLRSMELVEVNPVLDQHNETAALAVELAASAFGKRVL; from the coding sequence ATGCCACGTCGTGTCCGAATCCTCGGTGCGCCGACCGACTACGGGGCCAACCGTCGCGGGGTCGACATGGGACCGTCCGCCATCAGATACGCCGACCTCGCGTCCGAACTCGAAGTCGCCGGCGTCGTCCCTCTCGACGAGGGTGACCTCCCCGTCCCGCGGATGGAAGAGCGCGACCCCGACACCGAGGAGCCACCGGCGGGCACGGCGCAGTTCCTCCGCGAGACCCGAGAGGTGTGCACCGCCCTCGCCGACCGTGTCGCCGAGAGCATCGACGCGGGCGCGACCCCGCTCGCGCTCGGCGGCGACCACTCCATCGCCATCGGGTCGCTCGCCGGGTCGGCACGCGACGCGCGGATCGGCGCCATCTGGTTCGACGCGCACGGCGACATGAACACCCCGACCACCTCACCGAGCGGAAACGTCCACGGCATGCCGCTCGCGGCCGCGCTCGGCATCGGCGACTTCTCCGAGGGCGCGTACGACTGGGCGAACGCGCTCGGCCTCGACGACTCGAACGTCGCCATCGTCGGCCTCCGGTCGCTCGACGGCGACGAACGCGACGCCATCCGCGACTCGGATGTGACGGCGTTCACCATGTCCGCTATCGACGAACGCGGCATCGCGAGCGTGGTCGCGGACGCGCTCGACGTCGCCACCGACGGAACCGACGGCATCCACGTCTCGCTCGACCTCGACTGGCTCGACCCGACGGTCGCACCAGGGGTGGGAACGCCCGTCCGCGGCGGCGTCACCTACCGCGAGGCACACCTCGCGATGGAGGCCGTCGCACGGAGCGGCGACCTCCGGTCGATGGAACTCGTCGAGGTCAATCCCGTCCTCGACCAGCACAACGAGACGGCCGCTCTCGCGGTCGAACTCGCGGCGAGCGCGTTCGGAAAGCGGGTGCTGTGA
- a CDS encoding DUF389 domain-containing protein: MRLIHLFVPDDRSQAVYDTLDDLGIDYATSGSSAAQADRTLVQFPLPTNAVEPVLSELDAAGVDTDAYTVIDTAETAMTPGLEGLRREYSQDYTPLAPFSLRSKAQDMSHDTLSYVVLVLLSAVIAAAGLLIDSPAVVVGSMVIAPLVGPMLTAGVGTVTGDRAMLTASLRQQVVGIAVGIVGAAVVTVSFRALGIVTPRSTRCRSNSSRSGWRRGSSPCSSVSRAARRPRSDSPLTDRSRSSA; encoded by the coding sequence GTGCGTCTCATCCATCTGTTCGTTCCGGACGACCGGAGCCAAGCGGTGTACGACACGCTCGACGACCTCGGTATCGACTACGCGACGAGCGGTTCGAGCGCGGCACAGGCCGACCGCACGCTCGTCCAGTTCCCGCTGCCGACGAACGCCGTCGAACCCGTCCTCTCGGAACTCGACGCCGCCGGCGTCGACACCGACGCCTACACCGTCATCGACACCGCCGAGACCGCGATGACGCCCGGACTCGAAGGGCTCCGACGGGAGTACTCGCAGGATTACACCCCGCTCGCCCCGTTCTCGCTCCGGTCGAAGGCGCAGGACATGAGCCACGATACCCTCTCGTACGTCGTCCTCGTGCTCTTGAGCGCCGTCATCGCGGCGGCGGGCCTCCTCATCGACTCGCCCGCGGTCGTCGTCGGTTCGATGGTCATCGCGCCGCTCGTCGGTCCGATGCTCACCGCCGGTGTCGGAACCGTCACGGGCGATCGGGCGATGCTCACCGCGAGTCTCCGCCAGCAGGTCGTCGGCATCGCGGTGGGCATCGTCGGCGCCGCCGTCGTGACCGTCTCGTTCCGCGCACTCGGCATCGTCACCCCTCGCTCGACCCGATGTCGCTCGAACTCGTCACGCTCCGGATGGCGCCGGGGTTCGTCGCCCTGCTCATCGGTGTCGCGGGCGGCGCGGCGGCCGCGATCGGACTCACCACTAACGGACCGATCTCGATCATCGGCGTGA
- a CDS encoding DUF389 domain-containing protein, translating to MAPGFVALLIGVAGGAAAAIGLTTNGPISIIGVMIAAALVPAAGVVGIGIAWSDPVLTVGALLLLVATLVAVNVSIVATLLLVGYRSDAYFLMRSPTWDRTTVVAALLVVAVLVAAVAATGAQMRYERDVNAGVETVLDRPAYDRVFLTGVSTPYTNPLLFDRPHEVTVTVERPVGRSYPELSDRLKTELESRTGSPVTVRVKHVPYTSPARVTDPSRAVGVPVGAARERVVPR from the coding sequence ATGGCGCCGGGGTTCGTCGCCCTGCTCATCGGTGTCGCGGGCGGCGCGGCGGCCGCGATCGGACTCACCACTAACGGACCGATCTCGATCATCGGCGTGATGATCGCCGCGGCGCTCGTTCCGGCGGCCGGCGTCGTCGGGATCGGCATCGCGTGGAGCGATCCCGTCCTCACGGTCGGTGCCCTCCTGCTCCTCGTCGCCACGCTCGTCGCCGTCAACGTGAGCATCGTGGCGACGCTTCTCCTCGTCGGTTACCGCTCCGACGCCTACTTCTTGATGCGGTCGCCGACCTGGGACCGCACGACCGTCGTCGCGGCGCTCCTTGTCGTCGCGGTACTCGTCGCGGCGGTCGCCGCGACCGGCGCGCAGATGCGGTACGAACGCGACGTGAACGCCGGCGTCGAGACGGTGCTCGACCGACCGGCCTACGACCGGGTCTTCCTCACAGGCGTCTCGACACCGTACACGAACCCGCTACTGTTCGACCGACCACACGAGGTGACGGTTACTGTCGAGCGCCCGGTCGGCCGGTCGTACCCGGAACTCTCCGACAGGCTGAAGACCGAACTCGAATCCCGAACCGGGTCGCCGGTCACGGTCCGCGTCAAACACGTCCCCTACACTAGCCCTGCCCGCGTGACCGACCCGTCGCGCGCAGTCGGTGTTCCGGTCGGCGCCGCGCGGGAGCGGGTCGTTCCGAGGTAG
- the gyrA gene encoding DNA gyrase subunit A, whose translation MSSDSDPKIAAQVENARIEQEMEQSYIDYAMSVIAGRALPDVRDGLKPVHRRILYAMHQAGISSGSSHRKSSSIVGETMGDYHPHGDSAIYDTLTRMAQDFSMRYPLVDGQGNFGSVDGDPAAAMRYTEARMSSIAEELLEDIEKDTVDFQSNYDDRTEEPTVLPAAFPNLLVNGSSGIAVGMSTNIPPHNLGEVIDATVKLIDDPDCGVEDLVDTRDGRGNGSDGPVKGPDFPTGANIVGKNAVHKAYTTGRGRIRVRADFEVTEERIVLNELPYQENKARLIKRIADDVNDGSLEGIRDIRDESDRDGIRVVIELKRNADPQLVKNHLLSSHLESTFGVINLALVDGEPRVLDLKQTLVEYLEHRKEVVRRRSEYDLAEAEDRAHILEGRLTALEHVDSVVDIIRDADDRDGAKAALREAYGFSEAQVDHIVSMQLGSLTSMETEAIETEYEEVQATIERLETILGDESELLGVIEEELLEIKDRYGDDRRTNFVENDGEVTREDLVPEEDVVVVVTEDDYVKQMPLSWFRAQRRGGKGIIGSELKQGDKVASVFVANTHDYLLCFTDRGQVYKLKTYQLPRPETRYTRGSALVNYLDLDAGEEIQAVVNCDDLEVNDDDDEGDEKFLTMVTRGGRVKRTNVDRFQNILSTGIRAITLEEGDELADVEVTDGRHDLIVSSERGMSIRFDEEEVRAMGRSARGVGGIDLREGDRVAGLAAVDEGRHDWTLTVTRNGYGKRTKIADYRKQSRNGKGLIDIKTEGRNGPVCTIETVGRGDHIVVMSEKGQIIRTAVDDLSVISRNTKGVTVMDVEDGDAVGAVSVVPAAVAQASDDDGDGDKDGDGDESAAEQ comes from the coding sequence ATGAGTTCCGATTCCGATCCCAAGATCGCCGCACAGGTCGAGAACGCTCGCATCGAGCAGGAGATGGAGCAGTCGTACATCGACTACGCCATGTCCGTCATCGCGGGGAGGGCGCTGCCGGACGTCCGCGACGGACTGAAGCCGGTCCACCGGCGCATCCTCTACGCGATGCACCAGGCGGGCATCTCCTCGGGCTCCTCCCACCGGAAGTCCTCCTCCATCGTCGGCGAGACGATGGGTGACTACCACCCCCACGGCGACTCCGCCATCTACGACACCTTGACGAGGATGGCACAGGACTTCTCGATGCGCTATCCCCTCGTGGACGGGCAGGGGAACTTCGGCTCCGTCGACGGCGACCCCGCCGCGGCGATGCGATACACGGAGGCGCGGATGTCGTCTATCGCCGAGGAACTCTTGGAGGACATCGAGAAGGACACGGTCGACTTCCAGTCGAACTACGACGACCGCACGGAGGAACCCACCGTCCTGCCGGCGGCGTTCCCGAACCTGCTCGTCAACGGTTCGTCGGGTATCGCCGTCGGGATGTCGACGAACATCCCGCCACACAACCTCGGTGAAGTCATCGACGCCACCGTCAAACTCATCGACGACCCCGACTGCGGCGTCGAGGACCTCGTCGACACCCGCGACGGCCGTGGCAACGGTTCCGACGGCCCGGTCAAGGGGCCGGACTTCCCGACGGGCGCGAACATCGTCGGCAAGAACGCGGTCCACAAGGCGTACACCACGGGCCGCGGCCGTATTCGCGTTCGGGCGGACTTCGAGGTCACCGAGGAGCGAATCGTCCTCAACGAACTTCCCTACCAGGAGAACAAGGCGCGGCTCATCAAGCGCATCGCCGACGACGTCAACGACGGCTCCCTCGAAGGGATTCGAGACATCCGCGACGAATCCGACCGCGATGGCATCCGCGTCGTCATCGAACTCAAGCGCAACGCCGACCCCCAACTCGTCAAGAACCACCTGCTCTCCTCGCACCTGGAGTCGACGTTCGGCGTCATCAACCTCGCCCTGGTCGACGGCGAGCCCAGGGTGTTGGACCTCAAGCAGACGCTCGTCGAGTACCTCGAACACCGAAAGGAGGTCGTTCGCCGACGCTCCGAGTACGACCTCGCCGAGGCCGAAGACCGCGCGCACATCCTCGAAGGGCGGCTCACGGCGCTCGAACACGTCGACAGCGTGGTCGACATCATCCGCGACGCCGACGACCGCGACGGCGCGAAGGCGGCCCTTCGGGAAGCGTACGGCTTCTCCGAGGCGCAAGTCGACCACATCGTCTCGATGCAACTCGGCTCGCTGACGTCGATGGAGACGGAAGCCATCGAGACCGAGTACGAGGAGGTCCAAGCCACCATCGAGCGCCTGGAGACGATTCTGGGCGACGAGTCCGAACTGCTCGGCGTCATCGAGGAGGAACTGCTCGAAATCAAGGACCGGTACGGCGACGACCGCCGGACGAACTTCGTCGAGAACGACGGTGAAGTAACGCGAGAGGACCTCGTTCCCGAGGAGGACGTGGTCGTCGTCGTCACCGAGGACGACTACGTGAAACAGATGCCGCTGTCGTGGTTCCGGGCCCAGCGCCGCGGCGGCAAGGGTATCATCGGCAGCGAACTGAAACAGGGTGACAAGGTCGCGAGCGTCTTCGTCGCCAACACCCACGACTACCTGCTCTGCTTCACCGACCGCGGACAGGTGTACAAGCTGAAGACGTACCAACTCCCGCGGCCGGAGACGCGCTACACCCGGGGGAGCGCGCTCGTCAACTACCTCGACCTCGACGCGGGCGAGGAGATTCAGGCCGTCGTGAACTGCGACGACCTGGAGGTGAACGACGACGATGACGAGGGTGACGAGAAGTTCCTGACGATGGTCACCCGAGGCGGGAGAGTCAAGCGGACGAACGTCGACCGCTTCCAGAACATCCTCTCGACCGGGATTCGAGCCATCACCCTCGAAGAGGGCGACGAACTCGCCGACGTCGAGGTAACGGACGGGAGACACGACCTCATCGTCTCTTCCGAACGGGGGATGAGCATCCGCTTCGACGAGGAGGAGGTCCGCGCGATGGGACGCAGCGCACGCGGCGTCGGCGGTATCGACCTCAGAGAGGGCGACCGGGTCGCCGGACTCGCGGCCGTCGACGAGGGGCGCCACGACTGGACGCTCACCGTCACGCGGAACGGCTACGGCAAGCGGACGAAGATCGCCGACTACCGCAAGCAGTCACGCAACGGCAAGGGGCTCATCGACATCAAGACCGAGGGGAGAAACGGTCCCGTCTGCACCATCGAGACCGTCGGTCGCGGCGACCACATCGTCGTGATGAGCGAGAAGGGCCAGATCATCCGGACGGCCGTCGACGACCTCTCCGTCATCAGCCGAAACACCAAGGGCGTGACGGTGATGGACGTCGAGGACGGGGACGCCGTCGGCGCCGTCTCGGTCGTCCCGGCCGCGGTGGCGCAGGCGAGCGACGACGACGGGGATGGGGACAAGGACGGAGATGGCGACGAGTCGGCCGCTGAACAGTAG
- a CDS encoding DNA topoisomerase VI subunit B — MTSIQSTLGEGDEGIAEELAKGQREISIAEFFEKNKHMLGFDSGARGLVTAVKEAVDNALDATEEAGILPDIYVEIREVDDYLRLVVEDNGPGITKEQVPKVFGKLLYGSRFHAREQSRGQQGIGISAAVLYSQLTSGKPAKITSRTQGKPEAQYFELIIDTDTNEPEIKESRETSWDRSHGTRIELEMEANMRARGQLHDYIRHTAVVNPHARIELREPGLEEPMKYERATDQLPDPTEEIRPHPHGVELGTLRKMLAATESYSASGFLQEEFTRVGKKTADKVIDNFRDRHFGRELSWTPPQAHDGVDLTSVVEGAVANKGASATADFARRVSDVLSNRERVAHHEVREVVATCADEVEADSGTRFGPTVRENTVEALWAAVTGPGEEDGDDVEDDAGYGRLTADLYAVVDGVTSTRKDDATKQGMAERLARNVSGLDDGRHRLTHRALADLVNGAADDTVEYDEVTFGETARENVIEALWSSARTVPDDPPKVKEIVDDRDCARALLEAMRETDILAPPTTCLSPISADLIEAGLREVFDADFYAAATRDAEVHAGDPFVVEAGIAYGGDLASEGSVDLLRFANRVPLVYQQGACAITGVVKNIGWRNYGLDQPGGSGIPNGPAVIAVHVASTNVPFTSESKDAVANVPAIEDEVELAIREAARELKSYLNRRRSMQKRRKKQEVLGKILPEMADKLSEVTGRERPNIDGALARIMNNVSVERVVEGDTVTLVVENYSGRSEQPEITDILAAEPSGVNGDAQVVDLDGEWFVKWSPSVPAGETAELSYTLPADTDFDIAVDGVEAEKLTINT, encoded by the coding sequence ATGACCTCGATACAGTCGACACTCGGCGAGGGAGACGAGGGTATCGCCGAGGAGCTGGCCAAGGGCCAGCGTGAGATCTCCATCGCCGAGTTCTTCGAGAAGAACAAGCACATGCTCGGGTTCGACTCGGGCGCCAGGGGGCTCGTCACCGCCGTCAAGGAGGCGGTCGACAACGCTCTCGACGCGACCGAGGAGGCCGGCATTCTGCCCGACATCTACGTCGAAATCAGGGAAGTGGACGACTACCTCCGGCTGGTGGTCGAGGACAACGGCCCCGGCATCACGAAAGAACAGGTCCCCAAGGTCTTCGGGAAGCTCCTCTACGGCTCTCGCTTCCACGCCCGCGAGCAGTCCCGCGGTCAGCAGGGGATCGGTATCTCCGCGGCGGTGCTGTACTCGCAGCTGACCTCGGGCAAACCCGCGAAGATCACCAGCCGAACGCAGGGCAAGCCGGAGGCACAGTACTTCGAACTCATCATCGATACGGACACGAACGAGCCCGAGATCAAAGAGTCCCGGGAGACCTCCTGGGACCGCTCGCACGGGACGCGCATCGAACTGGAGATGGAGGCGAACATGCGCGCCCGGGGGCAACTCCACGACTACATCCGCCACACGGCCGTCGTCAACCCCCACGCGCGCATCGAACTCCGCGAACCCGGGCTGGAAGAGCCGATGAAGTACGAGCGGGCGACCGATCAGCTCCCGGACCCGACCGAGGAGATTCGCCCCCATCCGCACGGTGTCGAACTCGGCACGCTGCGGAAGATGCTCGCCGCGACGGAGTCGTACTCCGCCTCGGGGTTCCTCCAGGAGGAGTTCACCCGGGTGGGCAAGAAGACCGCCGACAAGGTCATCGACAACTTCCGCGACCGTCACTTCGGGCGCGAACTGTCGTGGACGCCTCCCCAGGCTCACGACGGTGTCGACCTCACGAGCGTCGTCGAGGGGGCGGTCGCCAACAAGGGCGCCTCTGCGACGGCCGACTTCGCCCGCCGGGTCTCCGACGTGCTCTCGAACCGCGAGCGGGTCGCACACCACGAAGTGAGAGAGGTCGTCGCCACCTGTGCCGACGAGGTCGAGGCCGATTCCGGCACCCGGTTCGGGCCGACGGTGCGGGAGAACACGGTCGAGGCGCTCTGGGCGGCCGTGACCGGGCCCGGGGAGGAAGACGGTGACGACGTGGAGGACGACGCCGGATACGGGCGACTGACCGCGGACCTCTACGCCGTCGTCGACGGGGTCACTTCCACCCGGAAGGACGACGCGACGAAGCAGGGGATGGCCGAACGCCTCGCTCGAAACGTCTCGGGACTGGACGACGGTCGCCACCGTCTCACCCACCGCGCCCTCGCCGACCTGGTGAACGGTGCCGCGGACGACACCGTCGAGTACGACGAGGTCACGTTCGGCGAGACGGCCCGAGAGAACGTGATCGAGGCGCTCTGGTCGAGTGCTCGGACCGTCCCGGACGACCCCCCGAAGGTGAAGGAGATAGTCGACGACCGCGACTGCGCGCGGGCCCTGCTGGAGGCGATGCGGGAGACGGACATCCTCGCGCCCCCGACGACGTGCCTGTCGCCCATCTCAGCGGACCTCATCGAGGCCGGCCTCCGCGAGGTGTTCGACGCCGACTTCTACGCCGCCGCGACGAGGGACGCCGAGGTCCACGCCGGCGACCCGTTCGTCGTCGAGGCGGGCATCGCCTACGGGGGCGACCTCGCCTCCGAAGGCTCTGTCGACCTCCTGCGCTTCGCCAACCGCGTGCCCCTCGTCTACCAGCAGGGCGCCTGCGCCATCACGGGCGTCGTCAAGAACATCGGCTGGCGCAACTACGGCCTGGACCAGCCCGGCGGTTCCGGCATCCCGAACGGCCCCGCGGTCATCGCGGTCCACGTCGCCTCGACGAACGTCCCCTTCACCAGCGAGTCGAAGGACGCCGTCGCCAACGTCCCGGCCATCGAGGACGAGGTGGAACTGGCCATCCGAGAGGCCGCTCGCGAACTCAAATCGTACCTCAACCGCCGGCGGTCGATGCAGAAGCGCCGCAAGAAGCAGGAGGTCCTGGGGAAAATCCTCCCCGAGATGGCCGACAAGCTCTCGGAGGTGACTGGCCGAGAGCGCCCGAACATCGACGGTGCGCTCGCTCGGATCATGAACAACGTCAGCGTCGAGCGCGTGGTCGAGGGTGACACCGTGACCCTCGTCGTCGAGAACTACTCCGGGCGGAGCGAACAGCCCGAGATAACCGACATCCTCGCCGCCGAACCCTCGGGCGTCAACGGCGACGCCCAGGTGGTCGACCTCGACGGCGAGTGGTTCGTGAAGTGGTCCCCGTCGGTCCCGGCGGGCGAGACAGCGGAGTTGAGCTACACGCTCCCCGCAGACACCGACTTCGACATCGCCGTCGACGGCGTCGAGGCGGAGAAACTCACCATCAATACGTAA
- a CDS encoding DNA topoisomerase IV subunit A produces MSQTKLKDDLARERLIDLAAEFYDQFEGGEVPEMTLPTRTKSNIEYDEESKVWKYGDRTSSRSANSVRGARKLLKAAYTIEFLARQLDEGRSSTLRELYYLSESWDSEEAHFSDQDESNQLVEDLEIVSHVTREDFHMRPEESGATLMGPLKLREQTRRGEREIHCQEDVGEGGYQIPNNPDTIEFLEHDIDFVLCVETGGMRDRLVENGFDDAYNVLVVHLKGQPARATRRITKRLHDELDVPVVVFTDGDPWSYRIFGSVAYGSIKSAHLSEYLATPEAEFIGIQPQDIVDYDLPTDPLSDSDINALQSELDDPRFMTDYWEEQIELQLDIGKKAEQQALASRGLDFVTDTYLPERLDAMGVI; encoded by the coding sequence ATGTCCCAGACGAAACTCAAAGACGACCTGGCGCGCGAGCGCCTCATCGACCTCGCGGCGGAGTTCTACGACCAGTTCGAGGGCGGGGAGGTCCCCGAGATGACGCTCCCCACCCGGACGAAGAGCAACATCGAGTACGACGAGGAGTCGAAGGTGTGGAAGTACGGCGACCGCACCTCGTCGCGCTCGGCGAACTCGGTGCGCGGCGCCCGAAAGCTGCTCAAAGCGGCGTACACCATCGAGTTCCTCGCCCGCCAACTCGACGAGGGACGCTCGTCGACCCTGCGTGAGCTGTACTACCTCTCCGAGTCGTGGGACTCCGAGGAGGCGCACTTCTCCGACCAGGACGAGTCCAACCAACTGGTCGAGGACCTCGAAATCGTCTCGCACGTCACCCGCGAGGACTTCCACATGCGGCCCGAGGAGTCGGGCGCGACGCTGATGGGGCCGCTGAAGCTCAGAGAACAGACCCGCCGCGGCGAGCGCGAGATCCACTGCCAGGAGGACGTCGGCGAGGGCGGGTATCAGATCCCGAACAACCCCGACACCATCGAGTTCCTCGAACACGACATCGACTTCGTCCTCTGCGTGGAGACCGGCGGGATGCGCGACCGACTGGTCGAGAACGGCTTCGACGATGCGTACAACGTGCTGGTCGTGCACCTCAAGGGTCAGCCCGCGCGGGCGACTCGCCGCATCACCAAGCGCCTTCACGACGAACTCGATGTCCCCGTGGTGGTCTTTACCGACGGCGACCCCTGGAGCTACCGCATCTTCGGTTCCGTCGCGTACGGGTCGATCAAGTCCGCGCACCTCTCGGAGTACCTCGCCACCCCCGAGGCCGAGTTCATCGGCATCCAGCCGCAGGACATCGTCGACTACGACCTCCCGACCGACCCGCTCTCGGACTCCGACATAAACGCCCTCCAGTCCGAACTCGACGACCCGCGGTTCATGACCGACTACTGGGAGGAACAGATCGAACTCCAACTCGACATCGGAAAGAAGGCCGAACAGCAGGCGCTCGCCTCCCGCGGGCTGGACTTCGTGACGGATACGTACCTCCCCGAACGGCTCGACGCGATGGGCGTCATCTGA